A genomic region of Cannabis sativa cultivar Pink pepper isolate KNU-18-1 chromosome 1, ASM2916894v1, whole genome shotgun sequence contains the following coding sequences:
- the LOC115708321 gene encoding ultraviolet-B receptor UVR8 isoform X2: MNGDGDKDRDQGMKMEEASKQRVVYMCGYLPGALPQRSPLLSPTTVRLPPNYTWMDVSGGGCGFAMAISVSGKLITWGSTDDLGQSYLTSGKHGEIPEPFPLPTEASIVKAAAGWAHCVAVTDSGEVYTWGWKECVPSGKIIGDKDSSSEKNTLERQSPFLTDQVSPRSLGERSSGGTGSGNDARGGGEETTKRRRVSAAKQVAESSASGDENLSALPCLVTLNPGIRIASVAAGGRHTLALSDTGQVWGWGYGGEGQLGLGSRMRMVSSPHPVPCIDSSPYGNDRSNAISRGSLGEEQGYRVPGNYVKSIACGGRHSVVITDAGAILTFGWSLYGQCGQGCTDDELSPVCVSSLLGIRIVGVAAGLWHTVCISADGDVYAFGGNQFGQLGTGIDQPETLPRLLDSPCLENMHANIVSCGARHSAIITG; this comes from the exons ATGAATGGCGATGGAGATAAGGATAGAGATCAGGGAATGAAAATGGAAGAGGCTAGTAAACAGAGAGTTGTGTACATGTGCGGCTACCTTCCCGGAGCTTTGCCGCAGAGGTCGCCGCTTCTTTCACCGACGACCGTGCGTCTCCCGCCGAATTACACGTGGATGGATGTTAGCGGTGGAGGTTGCGGCTTTGCTATGGCCATTTCAG TGTCTGGAAAGCTCATCACATGGGGTTCTACGGATGATCTGGGTCAAAGCTATTTAACATCCGGGAAGCACGGG GAAATTCCGGAGCCTTTTCCCCTTCCAACCGAGGCATCTATAGTAAAAGCTGCTGCAGGTTGGGCCCATTGTGTTGCAGTTACAG ATAGTGGAGAAGTTTACACATGGGGTTGGAAAGAGTGTGTTCCCTCAGGAAAGATCATTGGAGATAAAGATTCGAGTTCTGAGAAGAATACCCTTGAAAGGCAGAGCCCTTTTCTGACAGATCAAG TTAGCCCTCGTTCTCTGGGTGAGCGATCCAGTGGAGGAACAGGTTCTGGTAATGATGCTAGAGGAGGTGGAGAGGAAACTACCAAGCGAAGAAGGGTATCTGCAGCAAAGCAAGTAGCTGAGAGTTCTGCATCTGGGGATGAAAACCTTTCGGCCTTGCCATGTCTTGTCACACTAAATCCAGGAATCCGAATAGCCAGCGTTGCTGCTGGAGGACGGCATACTTTGGCACTGTCTG ATACAGGACAGGTGTGGGGTTGGGGTTATGGAGGTGAAGGGCAGCTTGGTTTAGGCTCTCGGATGCGCATGGTATCCTCTCCTCATCCTGTACCTTGCATTGATTCATCTCCTTATGGAAATGACAGATCCAATGCTATCTCCCGTGGAAGCTTGGGCGAAGAGCAAGGTTATAGAGTGCCTGGAAATTACGTGAAATCAATAGCTTGTGGAGGGCGGCACAGTGTTGTAATCACAG ATGCTGGAGCTATTCTTACTTTTGGTTGGAGCCTTTATGGACAG TGTGGGCAAGGATGTACGGATGATGAGTTGAGCCCAGTTTGTGTTTCTTCCTTACTGGGTATTCGGATAGTGGGTGTTGCTGCAGGACTGTGGCATACTGTCTGCATATCTGCTGATGGTGATGTTTATGCATTTGGGGGAAATCAGTTTGGACAGCTGGGAACTGGAATTGATCAGCCCGAG ACTCTTCCAAGACTTCTTGATTCTCCTTGTCTTGAAAACATGCATGCAAATATTGTCTCTTGTGGAGCTCGTCATAGCGCTATAATCACAG GTTGA
- the LOC115708321 gene encoding ultraviolet-B receptor UVR8 isoform X1 → MNGDGDKDRDQGMKMEEASKQRVVYMCGYLPGALPQRSPLLSPTTVRLPPNYTWMDVSGGGCGFAMAISVSGKLITWGSTDDLGQSYLTSGKHGEIPEPFPLPTEASIVKAAAGWAHCVAVTDSGEVYTWGWKECVPSGKIIGDKDSSSEKNTLERQSPFLTDQVSPRSLGERSSGGTGSGNDARGGGEETTKRRRVSAAKQVAESSASGDENLSALPCLVTLNPGIRIASVAAGGRHTLALSDTGQVWGWGYGGEGQLGLGSRMRMVSSPHPVPCIDSSPYGNDRSNAISRGSLGEEQGYRVPGNYVKSIACGGRHSVVITDAGAILTFGWSLYGQCGQGCTDDELSPVCVSSLLGIRIVGVAAGLWHTVCISADGDVYAFGGNQFGQLGTGIDQPETLPRLLDSPCLENMHANIVSCGARHSAIITEDSKVFCWGWNKYGQLGLGDANDRNIPTEVTMEGCVPKNVACGWWHTLLLAESPT, encoded by the exons ATGAATGGCGATGGAGATAAGGATAGAGATCAGGGAATGAAAATGGAAGAGGCTAGTAAACAGAGAGTTGTGTACATGTGCGGCTACCTTCCCGGAGCTTTGCCGCAGAGGTCGCCGCTTCTTTCACCGACGACCGTGCGTCTCCCGCCGAATTACACGTGGATGGATGTTAGCGGTGGAGGTTGCGGCTTTGCTATGGCCATTTCAG TGTCTGGAAAGCTCATCACATGGGGTTCTACGGATGATCTGGGTCAAAGCTATTTAACATCCGGGAAGCACGGG GAAATTCCGGAGCCTTTTCCCCTTCCAACCGAGGCATCTATAGTAAAAGCTGCTGCAGGTTGGGCCCATTGTGTTGCAGTTACAG ATAGTGGAGAAGTTTACACATGGGGTTGGAAAGAGTGTGTTCCCTCAGGAAAGATCATTGGAGATAAAGATTCGAGTTCTGAGAAGAATACCCTTGAAAGGCAGAGCCCTTTTCTGACAGATCAAG TTAGCCCTCGTTCTCTGGGTGAGCGATCCAGTGGAGGAACAGGTTCTGGTAATGATGCTAGAGGAGGTGGAGAGGAAACTACCAAGCGAAGAAGGGTATCTGCAGCAAAGCAAGTAGCTGAGAGTTCTGCATCTGGGGATGAAAACCTTTCGGCCTTGCCATGTCTTGTCACACTAAATCCAGGAATCCGAATAGCCAGCGTTGCTGCTGGAGGACGGCATACTTTGGCACTGTCTG ATACAGGACAGGTGTGGGGTTGGGGTTATGGAGGTGAAGGGCAGCTTGGTTTAGGCTCTCGGATGCGCATGGTATCCTCTCCTCATCCTGTACCTTGCATTGATTCATCTCCTTATGGAAATGACAGATCCAATGCTATCTCCCGTGGAAGCTTGGGCGAAGAGCAAGGTTATAGAGTGCCTGGAAATTACGTGAAATCAATAGCTTGTGGAGGGCGGCACAGTGTTGTAATCACAG ATGCTGGAGCTATTCTTACTTTTGGTTGGAGCCTTTATGGACAG TGTGGGCAAGGATGTACGGATGATGAGTTGAGCCCAGTTTGTGTTTCTTCCTTACTGGGTATTCGGATAGTGGGTGTTGCTGCAGGACTGTGGCATACTGTCTGCATATCTGCTGATGGTGATGTTTATGCATTTGGGGGAAATCAGTTTGGACAGCTGGGAACTGGAATTGATCAGCCCGAG ACTCTTCCAAGACTTCTTGATTCTCCTTGTCTTGAAAACATGCATGCAAATATTGTCTCTTGTGGAGCTCGTCATAGCGCTATAATCACAG AGGATAGCAAGGTGTTCTGCTGGGGATGGAACAAGTATGGCCAG CTTGGGTTGGGTGACGCCAATGATCGCAATATTCCTACTGAAGTTACCATGGAGGGTTGTGTCCCCAAAAATGTAGCCTGTGGCTGGTGGCATACCCTGCTTTTAGCCGAATCGCCCACTTGA